TTGACCTTTAGAATTAAGATGATTTGATACTTGGATAGATTCTGTAGATCGAGTGAAAACCTATAAGGTAGTATATTGGACAATGGATGTAAGGTTACAAGTTCCTTTATAGACTTGTTAAAGGCTTCTGGAATGAACAAAAATTTAGTATTGAGCGTATAGATCAAATCATCGATCTGAAGATAAAAGGTAATGAGCCCTATTGAAGGTCTGAAAGGTACCGTCCCGCTCCTATCTACTTCATGGATCTTCGGTAGTCGTAATTTGATCACTTCATTAGGTGTTGCAGTAATATTCAGTAAAATCTTTGGCGTCCTCGTAACTACTTCGCTCATATAGATGATCGCTGACCGATCTCCTTCACCCTTTATCAATGGAAGATTGAGAGAGATCTCAGCCCATGCCAAGGCTGATGTAGTAAAACTCAATCCTGTCGCGTATGGCTTCAAAATCAACACTCCCGGTTGGCTTGGTGTTTGAACGATATCGAGATAAATAGGCATACCTTCCAAGGTAGACTTTGATGAGATAGTTGTAGTTTGATTCTCTACCTTCTGATCGACGAGGAGGAGCAAACCACCTTCATGATTGATATTCTTTGTCGTGATAAAGCCTTGAATAAGCAACGTATTGTTCTGTAGAGTAAATCTGGGCGGCTCGGCATCGATATTTAAAGCAGCCCCTTCTACATAAATCGGCAACACTCTACTCCTTGCCATAGAAATTACCTCTAACTGCCATACTCCTTGAATATCTGATGGGTTGAATGTGTAGAGTAACGTTGGTGTATTGGGTGCAATTCTTAAGGATCTAACCACACTACCAAGAGGATTCTTCAACCTTACAGATGCCTCATTAAATACGTTTATCCAGAGTTGTTCGGAGGGCATAAAGATCGGTGTACCAATATTCACATCAAAAAGGCGTTTTGGTGAAAAACCTATCTCGATCTTTACTTCCCCCAAGGCTATAGGTAGAGACGGTGGGAATGAAAGGAATATAAATATGATTATGATAATGATGAAATGAAGCTTCCCCTTCTTCAATTAACCATTAACCCTCTTCAACAATTCCATTACACATATAGCGATCAATAATATTGCTAGGGTTATCGTTATAGGTAAACCGAGAGATGAAGACCACTCTATGATCCAAAATAGAGTGGCCGTTAATACTACTGCAGTTAAGATAGATATACCGATACTAAATAAAGTTGATTCGATGGTAATAGATTCTAATCGATTGAACCCTCTTTCTAAAATCGACTCATCTTTACCGAGCCCCAATCTAAAGTAAAAGTACGTTGCAGAGGTTATTACAAAGATCGCGATCAACCACGTCGGCAACTCGCCTAAACTCGATAACTCTGAAATGAAGAAGGCTCTCCTTGTAGATATTGGTATGATACTACTTAATAGGGAGGATATAAAATCAGCCAACATTATTAAAGCTCTTAACCCTATATACGAAAGGCTATCAACCTCCATCATACTTCTCAATCTTAAATTTTCGATCGAATTTAAGAAAATTATAGAAAGATACCCTGCTATATTATAGCTTATAGGTGCAGTGACACCATCTTTCAGATTAAGGGTACTATTTGCCAATTTGAAGATCCATAAGATAGGTAACATTACCACTACAGCCCCAATCCAGCTCAGGTAGAGGTTCGATACAAATTGAACTATGCTTCCCATCATACCTATCGATATAAGTAGAAGTAATGAAGGTAGTAGAACACAACCCATCGCTGTGAATGTACCGATCGTCTGAATACGCTTACTTCTCAATTCATTACCAAAGGCGAGCCATAGGATCGTAAATGTCACCAACATTACACTTACCATGTTGATGTTATACATGATGAACGGCTCTCCGATCATCGTGAGGAATCGATGGTACTTTATCGATGATGCATAATGAAGTATGGGGTGAAGAAATCCTAAAAAGAATGCAACTCTAGCTACTTTGAATAAAGCTAGATTCAATTATATCACACCTGAATCGTCAACGATTTGTATTGATTTATAATGTTACTCAAAAGATCGTCTGGACCACAGACCCTCGCCACTATACCCTCCGATATGCAACTCGATACAAATTCATCCATCTTCAGCCTTTCCTCAACACTTAATAGATCGTAAATATCTTTGACTTTGATGCTCATATCGTCGGGAGGGGGTAAGAATTGCAAAGTGTTAAGGATAAAGAGATGGATAAAGTTCTGCCTCCCTTTAATAACCTTGAGCTTCGATAACAGGGGCTTTATATGAGAAAGTGGATTAAGAATTATGAAGATTAAAGCTTTTGAACACCCCTTCATTATTAAATAGTCCAAAACCTTTAATGGATCATCTACATTCACGGGTTGAATCGTATTTAAGATATTCAATGCTCTTACAAAGCGATTCTTACCCATACACGATTCGATCTGAACTTTTTCATGGTGGTTAAAGAAGATGAGATTGATCCGGCTATTCTCACCAGCCAATATTACAAGAGAAAGTGCTGCTTCTACAACTTTCGTGATCTTCCTCTTCCCCACATAACCATCACCCATAGATTTTTCGTTACAGATCACTATAAATAACTCTGTAATCTTGTACTTTTCTTGTAGCTTTGTCATCAATTCGTATTCAGGCGAATGTGCCGTAGCTTTCCACGCTATAAGTCTGTAATCATCCCCAGGGTTGTACTTTCTAATCTCATAAAATTCGGTCCCCACGCCCTTCTTATAAAGTTGATAGCCTTCGAAGTGTGGTCTCGGCAACAGCACTCTCTGCCTTTTAATCGTTCGTAAGAATTCGACTTTAGGATAAACCTTGATCGTCGTGGTAAGCTCGAATTCACATAGAGTCCAGAAGAGCATGAGAGGGTCGTAAAGGCGTGTTAAGATACCTTTAAAGATGTGTTGACCATTTTCGAGAGGAATTGCTTTATACTTGAGCTCATACTCACCATTACCATCCAACTTGATGAGCGCTCGATTAAATCCAGAGGTTATAAGAAATGTATTAGGTAATTCATCTTCGATATCTAATCGACTTAAGCATTTACTCCCCATATTCTTAATCGTTAAAGTCACATCTATAACATCGCCCACAAAAGCTACTCTTTGGCTTACATTACGTTCGAACTTAAGCTTGTTCAACTCTCTACTCAGTAAATAGAAGCGTACAGCTTCGATGATGAATAGTAAAAAGAGTACGGTAGATGTGGCTATAAACATCGAGTCATGAATGATCCAGCTGATTACGGTCAATACAGATAGTGAATATGCTGTTGTACTCCCTCTTGTCGTTAACTTCAAATTTATTACCTCGGTGGTTCTACATGATTTATAGCGTCAGAGATGATGGTGCGAAGCTTATTATAATGGAATGGGTCATCGAAAGATTTAACCTCTATTAAGAATTCGGGCTTTAACAATATACGATGGTTTAACACATGAAAGGCTGATTCTTTAACATCATCCGGTATTACATAATCTCTCCCGTAAATTGCTGCTAAGGCTTTACTCGCATTTAAAAGATGAATCGAAGCCCTTGGGCTCCCTCCCAACATCACTTCTTTATGATTTCGAGTGTATTCTATAATGGCGGTGATATAGTGCATAATGTCAGAATCTACATAGACGCTCTTCACCACAGATTGTGCATTTAATACATCATCTGCGGTGATTACACTCGATATCGAATTAAGGTCGACATTTAAGGATGCGAGTTCAAGGATCTTCACACTCTCTTCATGTGTAGGGTAATCGATGATCAGTCTGAACATGAATCGATCGAGCTGGGCTTCAGGGAGTGGGTACGTACCTTCATGCTCAACAGGGTTTTGTGTTGCGATTACGATGAATGGGCTATTTACCTTTTTGGTAAAACCTTCGACCGTTACCTGCCTCTCCTGCATCACTTCTAAAAGTGCGGACTGGGTTTTAGGGGCTGTTCGATTGATTTCATCCGCTAAAATCACGTTGGCGAAGATCGGGCCTTCTCTAAATACAAAGTCTTGAATCTTTTGATTAAAGACGAATGTTCCTACAATATCGGATGGGAGCATATCGGGTGTAAATTGGATCCTTCTAAAACTCAATCCTAGAGACTTCGCAAAAGCTTTGGCGAGGAGTGTCTTCGCTACACCCGGAACACCTTCCAATAATACATGGCCTTCTGAAAAGAGTGCTACTGTAAGCATCTTAATAATATCGGTCTTTCCAACGACTACCTTTGTTACTTCACGTAGCATACTCTCATAAATGATTTTTGGAATTTTATGATCACTCATAACCCATGATACTCCCTCAATAGGGCTTTGATCTTTACAAAATCTTTATATAATGTTCTGAATTCGCTATCTAAAACCTTACCCTTCGACCTTATAATAGCGCACTTTTTGAGAAAGTCCTGAACCTTTCCATCTACACTATCATGATACTTACCACTTTCATATAGATTTTTAACTTGTGCTACGATTCGTTCTTCCATAAATCTTACTACCTCTTTAAAATTTGGTGGAGATTCGCTCAAACCCTCAATAGCTTTTGCATATATACTCTCGCTACAAATACTTTTACGACCTTCTTTAAGGTAAGATAAATCTGTTCTTATTCGTATATAGTGAAGGAATACGATCACCAAGGTAAATGTGGTAATTAGTGGTAAGATTGACCATAGATCCAATTACTTTACACCATCCTTCAACATACCTTTTATAGATGGCTCTTCGTATATCGATGTTAGAATTTGAATGCACTTGTAAAGTTCACCTTCAGAAACTTCCCTATTACTAAACCTCGCTACTTCGTATAATTCATATAATTCTTTAATGAGATTCGTATCAAATGTAGATTTAGGGGATTTATCTAGGATTTGGAGTATTACTTCCCGTTCTGTAAGACTCTTATCGGTATCAACCTGAAGCATATTCGCTATATGATTTCTCACACTCCTATAAGCCAACAAGATACCTTCACGATACCTTCCACTTTCATACAAGCTCCTTACAGCCACTATCGGGTTTATGATTTGAGGCTCGGTATCTTTATCGATATCGGTTACGATCTTCGAATCGGGCTTTTTATACGATCGATCGACCCCCTTTAATATAGGGTATATCAGACCTATTAGAATAAGAATTCCCAAAGCTGGGATTGCGATGGTTGTGAGGATGAATAAGAATTTGTAATCTACAGCTACGGGGATGATGTTCAACCCCTCTTAAGTACCTCCACCTTATACCTATAGAAGGATAATGTAAAGTCGAGGTTACGGATCTCGGATAAAGGTAAGGGCGTGGCGGGTGATAGAGAGATGTGTGAAATATTACCTAACTCAGCCAATTCTTTTATAAACATCTTTATCTCCACTTTATTGAAATTGAGTAATATTAATTGAGGTTTTTGTAGACCAAACGAAGGGTACCAAACTTCTAGATGATCACCAAATTCGATTACACCTTCCTCGCCATATTTATCGTAAAAGCGTAGAAGGGATGGCTTTACAATATCTTCATAAATCATCAAATTTACCAAAATCTCCTTATCACTCATATTGAGCTTAATCCTTACATTATCGATATGGTGATGTTGCTGAACAGCCGTCAATATATAATCTCCCGCAGGTAATAGGAATATGGCGTATCCGTATCTATTGGTTAGACGTGAGGAGAAAGGGACCAAAATCGATTCATTCGTATTTTCAAGGAACGTTACTCTATAAGCTGTGACTTGAAAGTACTGTAATGGGTGAAGTTCATGATTTGATACCTTCAAGACTCTCACTATTACTCTAACTGCATGTAATGGCTCGATCGTCGAATTAGAAGATGTAGTGGAGAAGTTCGATGCTGCGGTAACCACTTGGATGACAATATTCGGTAGGTTGTAACTTTGTATGTTATTCAAGATAAGGAATGCTAAGATTATTGCCAAGACCCCTATACTTCTTTTGATCCAACGTACTTTGATTTGAAAATCTTCCAACCTTTATTAACTTTGGCTTCCAAACTTAAAAACTTGTTGATAACCACAACATGAGATGATTTTATCACTTAGCTCAACGACATCTTTAGGATAACCTTTAAAATTCTACTATTAAATTTCAAAAATATTATAAGATAGATTAAAGCGAACTTTAATTAGATAGAATTAACAATCGTTCGTTAGAGTTTAAAATGGAATGAATAAGATGAAGAAGGAGAAGATCGTTCTAAAGATAGAAGGCATGCATTGTGCTAGCTGTGCAAATAATATAGAAAGAGAGTTATCAAGATTAAGGGGTATAATCGATGCTTCTGTAAGTTTTGCAACAAAGGATGCTATCATCTCTTACAATTCTGAAGAAATCGATGAGGAAGGGATTAA
The sequence above is drawn from the Nitrososphaerales archaeon genome and encodes:
- a CDS encoding MoxR family ATPase — encoded protein: MSDHKIPKIIYESMLREVTKVVVGKTDIIKMLTVALFSEGHVLLEGVPGVAKTLLAKAFAKSLGLSFRRIQFTPDMLPSDIVGTFVFNQKIQDFVFREGPIFANVILADEINRTAPKTQSALLEVMQERQVTVEGFTKKVNSPFIVIATQNPVEHEGTYPLPEAQLDRFMFRLIIDYPTHEESVKILELASLNVDLNSISSVITADDVLNAQSVVKSVYVDSDIMHYITAIIEYTRNHKEVMLGGSPRASIHLLNASKALAAIYGRDYVIPDDVKESAFHVLNHRILLKPEFLIEVKSFDDPFHYNKLRTIISDAINHVEPPR
- a CDS encoding DUF58 domain-containing protein: MKLTTRGSTTAYSLSVLTVISWIIHDSMFIATSTVLFLLFIIEAVRFYLLSRELNKLKFERNVSQRVAFVGDVIDVTLTIKNMGSKCLSRLDIEDELPNTFLITSGFNRALIKLDGNGEYELKYKAIPLENGQHIFKGILTRLYDPLMLFWTLCEFELTTTIKVYPKVEFLRTIKRQRVLLPRPHFEGYQLYKKGVGTEFYEIRKYNPGDDYRLIAWKATAHSPEYELMTKLQEKYKITELFIVICNEKSMGDGYVGKRKITKVVEAALSLVILAGENSRINLIFFNHHEKVQIESCMGKNRFVRALNILNTIQPVNVDDPLKVLDYLIMKGCSKALIFIILNPLSHIKPLLSKLKVIKGRQNFIHLFILNTLQFLPPPDDMSIKVKDIYDLLSVEERLKMDEFVSSCISEGIVARVCGPDDLLSNIINQYKSLTIQV